From the genome of Blautia pseudococcoides, one region includes:
- a CDS encoding polysaccharide deacetylase family protein: MMEDERDLEYERRRQERMRRRRLEKKRQMRRRRIMRLVAMAAVLVLVIGLVGTGIHKLISGKTGVPKEGAVEVKAQTTSQEDTSAATKQPVMGAADLAKMTSAGVMGWQQDDKGWWYRDTDGTFFKGGWKEIDGSKYYFDENGYMKTGWLELEGEDYFFDDSGKYDETKKRPMVALTFDDGPGEHTEELLDCLTKNNAKATFFMLGSNAAAFPDVVKDLKDTGMELGNHTYDHLDLTTLDSESVTSQITRTNDAISSAAGVPATVMRPPGGAYNESVQAAVGMPVIMWSIDTKDWLTKSEDQTYQVTVDNVKDGSIVLMHDIHEWSVKAAIRVIPELVEQGYKLVTVSELAEAKGIKLENGAAHYFFGEGEQQVE, translated from the coding sequence ATGATGGAAGACGAAAGAGATCTGGAGTACGAGCGGCGAAGACAGGAACGCATGCGCAGACGAAGGCTTGAGAAGAAGCGGCAGATGCGCAGACGAAGGATAATGCGCCTGGTAGCTATGGCAGCAGTATTGGTGCTGGTGATCGGTCTGGTGGGAACAGGCATACATAAGCTGATTTCGGGTAAGACAGGGGTCCCGAAAGAAGGCGCTGTGGAGGTTAAGGCTCAGACTACCTCCCAGGAAGACACATCAGCAGCCACAAAACAGCCGGTTATGGGAGCCGCAGATTTGGCGAAAATGACATCCGCCGGTGTGATGGGCTGGCAGCAGGACGACAAGGGCTGGTGGTACCGTGACACGGACGGAACCTTTTTTAAAGGTGGCTGGAAAGAGATTGACGGCTCGAAATACTATTTTGATGAGAACGGCTATATGAAAACCGGATGGCTGGAGCTGGAAGGTGAAGACTACTTTTTTGATGACAGCGGAAAATACGATGAGACAAAGAAGCGGCCCATGGTTGCCTTGACTTTTGATGATGGTCCGGGGGAACATACAGAAGAACTGCTGGATTGTCTGACAAAAAATAATGCAAAGGCTACATTCTTTATGCTGGGTTCCAATGCAGCGGCGTTTCCTGATGTAGTGAAGGATTTGAAGGATACCGGTATGGAACTGGGGAATCATACATATGACCATCTGGATCTGACTACGTTAGATTCTGAGAGTGTCACCAGTCAGATCACAAGGACCAATGATGCCATTTCCAGTGCGGCAGGTGTGCCTGCGACTGTGATGCGCCCGCCGGGCGGCGCTTATAATGAGTCCGTGCAGGCCGCAGTTGGGATGCCGGTGATCATGTGGAGTATTGATACAAAGGACTGGTTGACTAAGAGTGAGGACCAGACGTATCAGGTGACCGTTGACAATGTTAAAGACGGTTCTATCGTCCTGATGCACGATATTCATGAATGGTCTGTAAAAGCAGCTATCCGTGTGATCCCGGAACTGGTGGAACAAGGCTACAAACTGGTAACCGTAAGTGAATTGGCAGAAGCCAAGGGTATAAAGCTGGAAAATGGTGCCGCTCATTACTTCTTCGGCGAAGGAGAGCAGCAGGTAGAGTAG
- a CDS encoding type 1 glutamine amidotransferase family protein has translation MVKEDGMPVTVRRNAYGRQLGSFQTVEDMKGIGQFPMTFIRAPYIEEVWGDAEMSLAELVAARYGSQLGLAFHPELTGNAEIHRYSP, from the coding sequence ATGGTTAAAGAGGATGGTATGCCGGTCACTGTCAGGCGCAATGCTTACGGCAGGCAGTTGGGAAGTTTTCAGACTGTTGAGGACATGAAGGGAATAGGGCAGTTTCCCATGACATTTATACGGGCGCCTTATATAGAAGAGGTGTGGGGTGATGCAGAGATGTCACTGGCGGAATTAGTAGCAGCCCGTTATGGCAGTCAGCTTGGCCTGGCTTTTCATCCGGAGCTTACCGGCAATGCTGAAATACACAGGTATTCGCCATAA
- the adhE gene encoding bifunctional acetaldehyde-CoA/alcohol dehydrogenase, whose product MAKNPENKAPEPVNSVEALQEKIASMREAQRKFSAFTQEQVDRIFFEAAMAANKQRIPLAKLAVAETGMGIVEDKVIKNHYAAEYTYNTYKRVKTCGVVEQDTSYGIKKIAEPVGIVGAVIPTTNPTSTAIFKCLICLKTRNAIIISPHPRAKKCTIEAAKIVLDAAVKAGAPEGIIGWVEEPTIELSNELMKSVDVILATGGPGMVKAAYSSGKPAIGVGPGNVPVIMDSSCDVPTAVYSVIHSKTFDNGMICASEQSVTAVADIYDDVKKEFIKRGCHVLNKTDLDKVRKIILTEAGTVNPKIVGQPAAVIAEMAGVIVPKETKILIGEVTSVDISEPFAHEKLSPVLALYKAKDFDTALDMADQLIKDGGYGHTASLYIHPSQTEKMAQHADRMKACRILVNTPSSHGGIGDLYNFKLAPSLTLGCGSYGGNSVSENVGVKHLLNTKTVAERRENMLWFRVPEKVYFKKGCLPVALDELKHVYGKKKAFLVTDTFLYQNGHTKPITDKLDEMGIPYSCFFDVTPDPTLQCAQKGLEQLNAFGPDVIIALGGGSAMDAAKIMWLMYEHPECDFEDLAMDFMDIRKRVYEFPKMGEKALMVSVPTSSGTGSEVTPFAIITDKTTGTKWPIADYELLPNMAIIDVDFMMSQPKGLTSSSGIDALTHALEAYASIMATDYTDGIALKAVQLIFDYLPSAYENGAGDPVAREKMANASTLAGMAFANAFLGICHSMAHKLGAYHHVQHGIANSLLIELVMRYNADPAPVKMGTFSQYPYPHAKERYCEVARFIGIKGKNDDEVFDNFIEAIAKLKERVGIKRTIREYGIDEKAFLATLDQMVEDAFNDQCTGANPRYPLMSEMKEIYLKAYYGE is encoded by the coding sequence ATGGCAAAAAATCCAGAGAACAAAGCCCCGGAACCCGTCAACAGCGTGGAAGCACTGCAGGAAAAAATCGCTTCCATGAGAGAAGCACAGAGAAAGTTTTCCGCCTTCACACAAGAGCAGGTAGACAGGATTTTCTTCGAGGCAGCCATGGCAGCCAACAAACAGCGTATTCCGCTGGCAAAGCTGGCTGTCGCCGAGACCGGAATGGGCATTGTGGAGGACAAAGTTATCAAGAACCATTACGCAGCCGAGTATACTTATAACACATACAAACGTGTTAAGACCTGCGGTGTGGTGGAACAGGACACCTCATACGGCATTAAAAAGATCGCTGAACCGGTGGGCATCGTGGGTGCGGTCATCCCCACCACCAACCCCACATCCACAGCCATCTTCAAATGCCTGATCTGTCTGAAAACAAGAAATGCCATCATCATCAGTCCTCATCCGAGAGCTAAAAAATGTACCATCGAAGCAGCGAAGATCGTACTGGATGCCGCAGTGAAAGCAGGCGCGCCGGAAGGTATTATCGGCTGGGTTGAAGAGCCCACCATTGAGCTTTCCAACGAACTGATGAAATCCGTGGATGTTATCCTGGCAACAGGCGGCCCCGGAATGGTCAAAGCCGCGTACTCCTCCGGGAAACCGGCGATCGGTGTTGGTCCCGGTAATGTCCCTGTTATTATGGACAGCTCCTGTGATGTACCTACGGCGGTATATTCTGTTATCCATTCCAAGACCTTTGACAACGGCATGATCTGTGCTTCTGAGCAGTCCGTTACTGCAGTGGCAGATATCTACGATGATGTGAAAAAGGAATTTATAAAGAGGGGCTGCCATGTGTTAAACAAGACAGACCTTGACAAGGTACGCAAGATCATCCTGACAGAAGCCGGTACCGTCAATCCTAAGATCGTAGGCCAGCCTGCAGCAGTCATTGCAGAGATGGCAGGCGTAATTGTCCCCAAAGAGACGAAAATCCTCATCGGCGAGGTAACTTCCGTGGATATCTCAGAACCATTTGCGCATGAGAAATTATCCCCTGTCCTTGCCCTCTATAAAGCAAAGGACTTTGATACAGCACTAGACATGGCTGACCAGTTAATCAAAGACGGCGGCTATGGACATACTGCATCCTTATATATTCATCCGTCCCAGACGGAGAAAATGGCACAGCACGCAGACCGCATGAAGGCCTGCCGTATCCTGGTCAACACCCCATCCTCCCATGGAGGAATCGGTGACCTTTACAACTTCAAGCTGGCTCCGTCCCTGACCCTGGGCTGCGGTTCCTACGGCGGCAACTCTGTATCCGAGAACGTAGGTGTCAAACACTTGCTGAATACCAAAACCGTTGCCGAAAGGAGAGAGAACATGCTTTGGTTCAGAGTCCCGGAAAAGGTATATTTCAAAAAAGGCTGTCTGCCGGTTGCTCTCGATGAGCTGAAACACGTATACGGCAAGAAAAAAGCCTTCCTGGTAACCGATACATTCCTGTATCAGAACGGCCATACCAAACCTATCACAGACAAACTGGATGAGATGGGCATTCCGTACAGCTGTTTCTTTGATGTAACACCTGACCCCACTCTGCAGTGTGCGCAGAAAGGCCTGGAGCAGTTAAATGCCTTCGGCCCTGATGTGATCATTGCCCTGGGCGGCGGTTCCGCTATGGATGCTGCCAAAATCATGTGGCTCATGTATGAACACCCGGAATGTGATTTTGAGGATTTAGCCATGGACTTCATGGATATCCGCAAGCGAGTCTATGAGTTCCCCAAGATGGGAGAAAAGGCACTGATGGTATCTGTTCCCACATCTTCAGGTACAGGTTCCGAGGTAACACCTTTTGCCATCATCACGGACAAGACCACCGGTACCAAATGGCCTATCGCAGACTATGAACTTCTGCCAAACATGGCGATCATAGATGTGGACTTCATGATGAGCCAGCCAAAGGGACTGACAAGCTCCTCCGGTATTGACGCCCTGACCCATGCCTTAGAAGCATACGCTTCCATTATGGCTACCGATTACACCGATGGTATTGCGCTGAAAGCGGTACAGCTTATCTTTGATTATCTGCCGTCCGCATACGAGAATGGCGCCGGTGACCCGGTTGCAAGAGAGAAAATGGCAAATGCCTCCACACTGGCCGGTATGGCTTTTGCCAATGCATTCCTGGGAATCTGCCACTCCATGGCGCATAAGCTGGGTGCTTACCATCATGTACAGCACGGCATAGCCAACTCCCTGCTGATCGAACTGGTAATGCGCTACAACGCTGACCCGGCTCCGGTTAAGATGGGAACCTTCTCCCAGTACCCTTATCCTCACGCAAAGGAGAGGTACTGCGAGGTTGCACGTTTTATCGGCATCAAGGGCAAAAACGATGATGAAGTGTTTGACAATTTTATCGAGGCCATTGCCAAACTGAAAGAAAGAGTTGGAATCAAGCGGACGATCAGAGAATATGGCATAGATGAGAAAGCATTCCTTGCTACCCTGGACCAGATGGTGGAAGATGCCTTCAATGACCAGTGTACAGGTGCCAACCCCAGATATCCGCTGATGTCTGAGATGAAAGAAATCTATCTGAAAGCTTATTACGGAGAATAA
- the typA gene encoding translational GTPase TypA, translated as MKTKRENIRNVAIIAHVDHGKTTLVDQLLKQSGVFRENQEVQERVMDSNDIERERGITILSKNTAIYYKDTKINIIDTPGHADFGGEVERVLKMVNGVILLVDAFEGAMPQTKFVLKKALELDLHVIVCINKIDRPEARPDEVIDEVLELLMDLDASDDQLDCPFLYASAKAGHAVLDLSDSPENMEPLFETILKYIPAPEGDPEAGTQVLISTIDYNEYVGRIGVGKVENGSISVNQEVLLLNHHDPDKKKKVKISKLYEFDGLGKVEVKEAGFGSIVAISGIADIHIGDTLCSPDNPEAIPFQKISEPTISMNFLVNDSPLAGQEGKFITSRHLRERLMRELNTDVSLRVEDTESTDCFKVSGRGELHLSVLIENMRREGYEFAVSKAEVIYHEDERGKKMEPVEIAYIDVPEEFSGTIINKLNERKGELQGMSPSSDGTVRLEYHIPSRGLIGFRGDFLTSTKGTGIINTAFDGYAPYKGDMFYRKLGSLIAFEAGETVTYGLFSAQDRGTLFVSAGEKVYSGMVIGESAKPEDIELNVCKTKHLTNTRSSSADEAQKLTPPKVLSLEQALEFIDTDELLEVTPKSLRIRKKILDARLRKREGYKK; from the coding sequence ATGAAAACGAAAAGAGAAAACATCAGAAACGTAGCAATCATTGCCCATGTTGACCACGGCAAAACGACTCTCGTGGATCAGCTTCTGAAACAGAGCGGTGTCTTCCGCGAAAACCAGGAAGTCCAGGAACGCGTTATGGACTCCAATGATATTGAACGCGAGCGCGGTATCACAATACTTTCTAAAAATACAGCAATTTACTATAAGGATACAAAAATCAATATCATAGATACACCAGGCCATGCAGATTTCGGCGGCGAAGTGGAGCGTGTCCTGAAAATGGTGAACGGCGTCATCCTGCTGGTGGATGCCTTCGAGGGCGCTATGCCCCAGACCAAATTCGTGCTGAAAAAAGCCCTGGAGCTTGACCTGCATGTTATTGTATGTATCAATAAGATCGATCGCCCGGAAGCACGTCCCGATGAGGTGATCGACGAGGTGCTGGAACTCCTTATGGATCTGGATGCCTCTGATGACCAGCTTGACTGTCCGTTCCTGTACGCCTCCGCCAAGGCAGGCCATGCAGTTCTGGACTTATCTGATTCACCGGAGAATATGGAGCCTTTATTTGAGACCATTCTCAAATACATCCCTGCTCCGGAAGGTGACCCGGAAGCAGGCACACAGGTTCTTATCAGCACCATTGACTACAATGAATATGTAGGACGTATTGGTGTGGGCAAGGTGGAGAACGGTTCCATCTCCGTAAACCAGGAAGTGCTCCTTCTGAACCATCATGACCCGGATAAAAAGAAAAAAGTTAAGATCAGCAAACTCTATGAATTCGACGGACTCGGAAAAGTAGAGGTAAAAGAAGCAGGCTTTGGTTCCATTGTAGCCATATCGGGTATTGCGGACATCCATATCGGTGATACCCTCTGCTCACCGGACAATCCGGAAGCCATTCCTTTCCAGAAAATATCAGAGCCCACCATCTCCATGAATTTCCTGGTAAACGACAGCCCGCTGGCAGGTCAGGAAGGTAAATTCATCACCTCCCGCCATTTAAGGGAGCGCCTGATGCGTGAGCTGAATACTGACGTGAGTCTCCGCGTGGAAGATACGGAGAGCACAGACTGCTTTAAAGTATCCGGAAGGGGTGAGCTTCATCTCTCCGTATTGATTGAAAATATGCGCCGGGAAGGCTACGAGTTCGCAGTCAGCAAAGCGGAAGTCATCTATCACGAAGATGAGCGCGGCAAGAAAATGGAACCTGTAGAGATCGCCTATATAGATGTACCGGAAGAATTCTCAGGAACCATCATTAATAAATTAAATGAGCGTAAAGGTGAACTGCAGGGCATGAGCCCGTCAAGTGACGGAACCGTGCGTCTGGAATACCATATCCCTTCCAGAGGACTTATCGGTTTCCGCGGCGATTTCCTTACCTCCACAAAGGGTACCGGAATCATAAACACTGCCTTCGACGGCTACGCTCCGTACAAAGGTGATATGTTCTACCGCAAGCTTGGTTCTTTGATCGCCTTTGAGGCAGGTGAGACCGTAACCTACGGCCTCTTCTCCGCCCAGGACAGAGGTACACTTTTTGTCAGCGCCGGCGAGAAAGTGTACAGCGGTATGGTGATCGGCGAGAGCGCCAAACCGGAAGATATTGAGCTGAATGTATGTAAGACCAAACATCTGACCAATACACGCTCCTCCTCCGCTGATGAAGCCCAGAAGCTCACTCCGCCAAAGGTTCTCAGCCTGGAGCAGGCGCTGGAGTTCATTGACACAGATGAACTGCTTGAAGTGACCCCTAAGTCCCTCAGGATCCGCAAGAAAATTCTGGACGCCCGCCTCCGTAAACGTGAAGGGTATAAAAAATAA
- a CDS encoding single-stranded DNA-binding protein, with protein sequence MADKIIENNQVSIMGAIASEFEKSHEVYGEGFYMVDVLVKRLSGSEDRIPLMVSERLVDVTQSYIGEYIQVQGQFRSYNRHEEKKNRLVLSVFVRELTFVEEEDESIETNLIELNGYICKPPVHRMTPLGREIADILLAVNRPYGKSDYIPCICWGRNANFAKSFEVGGRLHIWGRIQSREYIKKLSETDTEKRIAYEVSVSKLEYGETYS encoded by the coding sequence ATGGCAGATAAAATAATTGAAAACAATCAGGTATCCATCATGGGAGCCATCGCATCAGAGTTTGAGAAAAGTCACGAGGTATACGGAGAAGGATTCTACATGGTGGATGTGCTGGTAAAGCGTCTCAGCGGTTCCGAGGACAGAATACCGCTCATGGTTTCCGAGAGGCTGGTGGATGTGACACAGAGCTATATCGGCGAGTACATACAAGTGCAGGGGCAGTTCCGCTCCTACAACAGACATGAGGAGAAGAAAAACCGTCTGGTTCTCTCTGTGTTTGTGCGGGAACTTACATTTGTGGAGGAGGAAGACGAATCCATAGAGACAAATCTTATCGAATTGAATGGATATATCTGTAAGCCGCCGGTCCATCGTATGACGCCGCTGGGCAGGGAGATCGCAGATATCCTGCTGGCTGTGAACAGGCCTTATGGAAAATCCGACTACATACCGTGCATCTGCTGGGGCAGAAACGCCAATTTTGCCAAATCTTTCGAGGTGGGCGGACGCCTGCATATCTGGGGCAGGATCCAGAGCAGGGAATATATTAAGAAGCTGAGTGAGACAGACACTGAAAAAAGGATCGCATACGAGGTATCTGTAAGCAAGCTGGAATATGGAGAGACATACAGCTAA
- a CDS encoding cob(I)yrinic acid a,c-diamide adenosyltransferase: MENEGLVQIYCGPGKGKTSVAIGQAIRAVGHGKTAIVIQCLKGRATSELDYLSVLEPNVRLFRFEKKDKYYEDLSDEEKQEENCNIRNGLNYARKVLVTQECDMLILDEILGAVEFGIITEEEVEELIRTKDEETELILTGNVVPVRLREAADRVVSLEVIK; the protein is encoded by the coding sequence ATGGAAAATGAAGGATTAGTGCAGATATACTGTGGACCTGGCAAGGGCAAGACCAGTGTGGCGATCGGGCAGGCGATACGTGCTGTGGGTCATGGGAAGACTGCAATTGTCATCCAGTGCCTGAAAGGAAGAGCAACTTCCGAGCTGGATTACCTGTCTGTTCTGGAACCGAATGTAAGGCTGTTCCGATTTGAGAAAAAGGATAAGTATTACGAAGATCTGAGTGATGAGGAGAAGCAGGAAGAAAACTGCAATATCAGGAATGGTCTTAACTACGCCAGAAAGGTATTGGTTACACAGGAATGTGACATGCTGATTCTGGACGAAATTCTGGGAGCGGTGGAGTTCGGGATCATAACCGAGGAAGAGGTTGAGGAACTGATCCGGACGAAGGATGAGGAGACTGAGCTGATTCTGACCGGTAATGTGGTGCCCGTGCGTCTGAGGGAGGCAGCCGACAGGGTTGTTTCTCTGGAGGTTATAAAATAA